The Faecalibacterium prausnitzii genome includes a window with the following:
- the zapA gene encoding cell division protein ZapA — protein sequence MVNKVRVNIAGAPYAIATTDSEKYITSLAKKLDEDIAKLLDGNENLSVTKAAVFCAMDYLDEYKKSTGSAENMRSQIQSYIADAAHAKLAEDKAKAENETLRRENAALREQLARLKAKQDREKAAQTEQEQEKQREQNVED from the coding sequence ATGGTTAATAAAGTGCGAGTGAACATTGCGGGCGCGCCCTATGCGATCGCAACGACGGATTCGGAAAAGTATATCACCTCTCTGGCCAAAAAGCTGGACGAGGATATCGCAAAGCTGCTGGACGGAAACGAAAACCTTTCGGTGACCAAGGCGGCAGTGTTCTGCGCCATGGACTATCTGGACGAGTACAAAAAGAGCACCGGCAGCGCCGAGAACATGCGCAGCCAGATCCAGAGCTATATCGCGGATGCAGCCCATGCGAAGCTCGCGGAGGATAAGGCAAAAGCGGAGAATGAGACGCTCCGACGCGAAAATGCAGCCCTGCGGGAGCAGCTGGCCCGCCTGAAGGCAAAACAGGACCGCGAAAAGGCCGCGCAGACCGAGCAGGAACAGGAAAAACAGAGGGAACAGAATGTCGAAGATTGA